A window from Kovacikia minuta CCNUW1 encodes these proteins:
- the csaB gene encoding polysaccharide pyruvyl transferase CsaB has product MGQIRVILCGYYGLGNGGDEALLASLLQMLPTSVMPLVLSGNPKQTSDRYGVPAINRKSPRELIKALQQSQVIIWGGGSLIQDVTSAISPLYYAGLMKLAQIMGLKTIAWAQGIGPLKRSLTTWVAQQTFAGCTAVSVRDRGSAALLSEWGVPFTLAPDPVWAMGSKPVSGLWELPAPRVAVNLRSHPLLTPTRMANLTQALIDFQKATQTCILLVPFQEAQDLAIAQTIQPQLPGPSQIMRLEDPQQLKGLFRGVEMAIAMRFHGLIMAAAEECRCFALSYDPKVSQLMQDLELPGWELSSIPDNPHQISQTWIEQYANGSSLSADQIQFRVDQALIHQEVLHKALEGGGS; this is encoded by the coding sequence ATGGGGCAAATTCGAGTAATTTTGTGTGGCTACTATGGTCTGGGAAATGGCGGCGATGAGGCGTTGCTGGCGTCGTTGTTGCAAATGTTGCCGACATCGGTGATGCCATTGGTACTGTCGGGCAATCCGAAACAGACGAGCGATCGCTATGGGGTGCCAGCCATTAACCGTAAAAGCCCCAGGGAATTGATTAAGGCACTGCAACAGTCGCAGGTAATTATTTGGGGAGGAGGCAGCCTGATTCAGGATGTCACCAGTGCCATTAGTCCTCTGTATTACGCAGGTTTGATGAAATTAGCCCAAATCATGGGGCTAAAGACAATCGCCTGGGCGCAGGGAATTGGTCCCCTCAAGCGGTCATTGACTACGTGGGTTGCCCAACAAACCTTTGCCGGGTGTACAGCGGTAAGTGTGCGCGATCGGGGTTCTGCGGCACTCCTATCTGAATGGGGCGTCCCCTTTACGCTGGCTCCCGATCCGGTTTGGGCAATGGGTTCCAAGCCCGTGTCTGGACTGTGGGAGTTACCCGCCCCCAGGGTGGCAGTCAATTTGCGCAGCCATCCTCTCCTGACGCCAACTCGGATGGCAAATCTAACCCAGGCATTGATAGATTTTCAGAAAGCAACCCAAACCTGTATCCTGCTGGTTCCTTTTCAGGAAGCGCAGGATCTGGCGATCGCCCAAACCATCCAACCCCAACTCCCTGGTCCCAGCCAGATTATGCGTCTGGAAGATCCGCAACAGTTAAAAGGGCTGTTTCGAGGTGTAGAAATGGCGATCGCCATGCGGTTTCACGGATTGATTATGGCAGCAGCGGAGGAGTGCCGTTGTTTTGCCCTCAGCTATGACCCCAAAGTTAGTCAGCTGATGCAAGATCTGGAACTCCCCGGATGGGAACTGTCCAGCATTCCAGATAATCCCCATCAGATCAGTCAGACCTGGATCGAACAGTACGCCAATGGTAGTTCGCTCTCTGCCGACCAAATTCAGTTTCGGGTCGATCAAGCATTAATTCATCAGGAGGTGTTACACAAGGCGTTGGAAGGAGGGGGAAGTTAA
- a CDS encoding alpha-isopropylmalate synthase regulatory domain-containing protein, which translates to MPLACAFWDIFRLRVDEACQKAYWDVLQLVRVCPIDEWILEESGYYSPINFCDALRLATAVANNLDAIVTWEPHLFVRTVKEHHQFENNWYFFINIPTRSAELDDTAECKIGVFAVGAFLLSLDQDEERRFLEWSRLQHFCLERCDLICTDTHEASVILCVPSGEQLAATAIGNSPFDAIQRAVDQVVSQSHPALPPRYLSRFFVPQATLFGADAPVEVVIRVECAGESFQECSSHSSVFWAAADAYVKVINKICRYPNLPIVA; encoded by the coding sequence ATGCCACTGGCGTGTGCCTTCTGGGACATTTTCAGGTTGCGCGTCGATGAAGCCTGCCAGAAGGCATACTGGGACGTGCTGCAACTGGTTCGGGTGTGTCCCATTGACGAGTGGATTTTGGAGGAGTCGGGTTATTACTCCCCGATTAACTTTTGCGATGCGCTGCGACTTGCGACCGCTGTTGCCAACAACCTGGATGCGATCGTCACCTGGGAACCCCATCTATTTGTCCGCACGGTCAAAGAACACCACCAGTTTGAAAATAACTGGTATTTCTTTATCAACATCCCAACCCGCAGTGCAGAGCTGGATGATACGGCTGAATGCAAGATTGGTGTATTTGCCGTTGGTGCTTTCTTGCTATCGCTGGATCAGGATGAGGAACGGCGATTTTTGGAATGGTCGCGGTTGCAGCATTTCTGTTTGGAACGGTGTGATCTGATCTGCACCGATACGCACGAAGCTTCGGTGATTTTGTGCGTACCCAGTGGTGAGCAATTGGCGGCAACTGCGATCGGCAACAGTCCATTTGATGCGATTCAAAGGGCAGTGGATCAGGTAGTCAGCCAATCCCATCCAGCTCTGCCCCCCCGCTATCTGAGCCGCTTTTTTGTCCCCCAGGCAACTTTATTTGGTGCCGATGCTCCTGTAGAAGTGGTGATTCGGGTGGAATGTGCCGGGGAAAGCTTCCAGGAATGCTCCAGTCACAGCAGCGTCTTTTGGGCTGCCGCCGATGCCTACGTGAAAGTGATTAACAAAATTTGCCGCTATCCCAATCTGCCGATCGTGGCGTGA
- a CDS encoding DUF3593 domain-containing protein: MHALSIPTWIIHTSSVIEWIAAIWLIWIYGEITNNHAWRWFSLAMLPALVSAMCACTWHFFDNVTSLEWLVTLQATMTVVGNGTLMVAAWVLWKQAKESKGQRPESSGVRMGAISPLFLLLPIVSLSKETLFALSLFPYLAFLWFLTRSQQAPRLALIGFYMTLVFVAVTIPAGIYAKATYGENLADVDWLHGSAESFLTLSNILVVLGFRHAIMEYPQKEEKVVGEG, encoded by the coding sequence ATGCACGCCCTCTCAATTCCCACCTGGATCATCCATACTTCCAGCGTCATTGAATGGATAGCTGCCATCTGGTTAATCTGGATTTATGGAGAAATTACGAATAATCACGCCTGGCGGTGGTTTTCCCTGGCAATGTTGCCCGCCCTGGTTAGCGCCATGTGTGCCTGTACCTGGCATTTCTTCGACAATGTTACGTCCCTGGAGTGGCTGGTAACGTTGCAAGCAACGATGACAGTAGTGGGGAATGGGACGTTAATGGTAGCCGCATGGGTGTTATGGAAACAAGCGAAGGAAAGCAAAGGGCAGCGGCCAGAAAGCAGCGGGGTCAGAATGGGAGCGATCTCACCACTTTTCCTTTTGTTGCCAATCGTATCCCTATCCAAAGAAACACTGTTTGCGCTTTCCCTGTTTCCCTATCTGGCGTTTCTCTGGTTTCTAACCCGATCGCAGCAAGCCCCCCGACTGGCATTAATTGGGTTTTACATGACACTGGTCTTTGTTGCGGTCACCATTCCAGCAGGAATTTACGCTAAAGCTACCTACGGAGAAAATCTGGCGGATGTGGACTGGCTCCACGGCAGCGCCGAATCCTTCCTTACCCTGTCTAACATTCTGGTCGTCCTGGGTTTCCGACACGCAATTATGGAATATCCACAGAAGGAAGAAAAAGTGGTAGGGGAAGGATGA
- a CDS encoding NAD(P)/FAD-dependent oxidoreductase: MKEILYIEVPTPATESVRAWLQQEFNPSLGEKIPASSGIRLQLRKPTASELAISESQPDLCNELSIFVWTVQRTTYLKVFRWADQPLPQEPQLLHHLTTEIRDRFPNQYPQPPAIDPHQSIFDALMAQYPLTVQHFQKMPHGEYDLRRVYWWEQRWREGVRNPQQPKQVVFRRDEGAGIRAEDDAEMRRHGDTENSIQNSKFKIQNSPPTPHTPHPTPSSYDLIYIGGALGVIHAAVMARLGYRVLLIERLPFGRMNREWNISRSEFQSLIDLGLCTPAEFESLIAREYIDGFHKFFDANNPPQCKAPILHTPTVLNVGLDAEKLLRLCGDKLRQAGGEIWDETEFIRADIDSEKVVVQCNHLTTQTLRSANGRLLVDAMGTASPIAWQLNGGRAFDSVCPTVGAVVASGFEPGVWDARYGDVLNSHGDISKGRQLIWELFPAEGEELTIYLFHYHQVHPDNPGSLLEMYEDFFTILPEYRRCNMDQLVWKKPTFGYIPGHFSVSGRDRQVAYDRLISIGDAASLQSPLIFTGFGSLVRNLSRLTHLLDTALRHDLLTATHLNQIRAYQSNVSVTWLFSKGMMVPTGRNIPPERVNAMLNTFFGILAAEPPAIAEAFIKDRVDWVSFNRMALKAAWQNPSLLLWIWDLAGPADLLRWLRSYLDFTLGAFLSALLHTWFPGFLSQIQPWLEPRFPSLWLWLLAQNYAYTDGIGKTKARGRGEQKAEGRGQKAKGDEGDGEGEGVRG; encoded by the coding sequence ATGAAAGAAATCCTTTACATCGAAGTCCCTACCCCCGCAACTGAAAGCGTTCGAGCCTGGTTACAGCAGGAATTTAACCCCTCTCTTGGTGAGAAAATTCCAGCTAGCAGCGGAATTCGGTTACAACTTCGCAAGCCTACAGCATCAGAACTGGCTATTTCTGAAAGTCAACCTGACTTATGTAACGAACTCTCAATATTTGTCTGGACTGTTCAACGCACCACCTATCTCAAGGTTTTTCGCTGGGCAGACCAACCCCTCCCCCAGGAGCCACAACTCCTGCACCATTTAACGACAGAAATTCGCGATCGCTTCCCCAATCAATATCCCCAACCTCCGGCGATCGATCCACACCAGTCGATTTTTGATGCGCTGATGGCGCAATACCCCCTCACTGTCCAGCACTTTCAAAAAATGCCGCATGGTGAATATGACCTGAGACGGGTCTACTGGTGGGAACAGCGCTGGCGGGAAGGCGTCAGGAATCCGCAGCAACCGAAGCAAGTGGTGTTTCGGAGGGATGAGGGCGCAGGGATAAGGGCAGAGGATGACGCGGAGATGCGGAGACACGGAGACACGGAGAATTCAATTCAAAATTCAAAATTCAAAATTCAAAATTCTCCCCCCACACCCCACACCCCACACCCCACACCCTCCTCCTATGACCTGATCTACATCGGTGGTGCCCTGGGTGTCATCCATGCAGCTGTGATGGCCCGACTGGGTTACCGAGTGCTGCTGATTGAACGGTTACCCTTTGGCAGAATGAACCGGGAATGGAATATTTCCCGCAGTGAATTCCAATCCCTGATTGACCTGGGGTTATGTACTCCCGCTGAGTTTGAAAGCCTGATTGCACGAGAATATATTGACGGGTTCCACAAATTTTTTGATGCCAACAACCCGCCCCAGTGTAAGGCTCCGATTTTGCACACACCGACCGTTTTGAATGTGGGGTTGGATGCGGAGAAACTACTTCGGCTGTGTGGCGATAAACTGCGGCAAGCAGGGGGAGAAATTTGGGACGAGACAGAGTTTATTCGAGCAGACATCGACTCCGAGAAAGTGGTGGTTCAGTGCAACCATCTGACGACCCAGACATTGCGGTCAGCCAACGGGCGATTACTGGTGGATGCGATGGGAACCGCTTCCCCCATCGCCTGGCAACTGAACGGGGGACGGGCATTTGATAGTGTTTGCCCAACCGTGGGGGCGGTGGTTGCCAGTGGGTTTGAGCCAGGGGTTTGGGATGCCCGCTATGGGGATGTGTTGAACAGCCACGGAGATATTTCCAAGGGGCGGCAGTTAATCTGGGAACTTTTTCCGGCTGAGGGCGAAGAACTGACGATTTATCTGTTTCATTACCACCAGGTTCACCCCGATAATCCCGGTTCCCTCTTAGAAATGTATGAAGACTTTTTTACAATTCTGCCGGAGTACCGCCGCTGCAATATGGACCAACTAGTCTGGAAAAAGCCTACATTTGGTTACATTCCAGGTCACTTCAGCGTCAGCGGGCGCGATCGCCAGGTTGCCTACGACCGCCTCATTTCGATCGGAGATGCCGCTTCGCTCCAGTCCCCCCTCATCTTTACTGGATTTGGCTCTCTAGTCAGAAACCTGTCCCGGCTGACTCACCTTCTGGACACCGCACTCCGCCATGACTTGCTGACCGCAACCCATTTGAATCAAATTCGTGCTTATCAGAGCAATGTTTCTGTCACCTGGCTGTTCTCGAAGGGCATGATGGTTCCCACTGGACGAAATATTCCTCCAGAGCGGGTTAACGCCATGCTGAACACGTTCTTTGGCATCCTGGCAGCGGAACCACCCGCCATCGCCGAAGCCTTTATTAAAGATCGGGTAGATTGGGTTTCATTCAACCGCATGGCGTTGAAGGCTGCCTGGCAAAACCCATCCCTGCTCCTGTGGATTTGGGATCTAGCCGGACCCGCCGATCTGCTGCGCTGGCTCCGCAGTTATCTTGACTTTACTTTAGGCGCATTTCTTAGTGCCCTACTCCATACCTGGTTCCCAGGTTTCCTCAGCCAGATCCAACCCTGGCTAGAACCCCGCTTTCCCTCCCTCTGGCTCTGGTTGCTTGCCCAAAACTACGCCTATACCGATGGGATCGGCAAAACAAAAGCCAGGGGAAGAGGTGAGCAGAAGGCAGAAGGCAGAGGGCAGAAGGCAAAAGGGGATGAGGGAGATGGGGAAGGGGAAGGGGTGAGGGGGTAG
- a CDS encoding TIGR02391 family protein, with protein MLLGEPMERRTIEDIDKELDYLISLTENGGGFGDPNAERAHDRKIQFLLSLREQEIAKNKAEGSNLGDPDLSAIPRLIPLTEVKHLDPELWERCRFSLSSGGDDPRAWDKAVRTATVVLEERLRKLGKTESINRDATGEGIVNLIFAGKNPVLAGKLDEKQLKAYRDLYAGMMAVFRNPYAHRIIDPSPEVGGAIIAFIDLLLKTLDDVDWGSSGDEA; from the coding sequence ATGCTTCTTGGAGAACCAATGGAAAGAAGAACCATAGAGGATATAGATAAAGAACTTGATTACCTCATATCGTTAACAGAAAATGGCGGTGGTTTTGGTGACCCTAACGCGGAAAGAGCGCACGATAGAAAAATACAGTTTTTGTTGAGTCTTCGAGAACAAGAAATCGCTAAGAATAAAGCGGAGGGGTCTAATCTGGGTGATCCTGACTTGTCTGCTATTCCTCGCTTGATCCCTCTGACTGAAGTTAAGCATTTAGATCCTGAGTTGTGGGAAAGATGTCGTTTTTCGTTGAGTTCTGGTGGCGATGATCCTAGAGCTTGGGATAAAGCAGTTCGTACAGCAACGGTGGTTTTGGAAGAGCGGTTAAGAAAGCTTGGAAAGACTGAATCTATCAATCGAGATGCTACTGGTGAAGGTATCGTGAACCTCATTTTTGCTGGTAAGAACCCAGTGCTAGCTGGCAAGCTTGATGAGAAGCAACTCAAGGCATATCGTGATTTATATGCAGGTATGATGGCTGTTTTTCGGAATCCCTATGCGCACCGAATTATAGATCCCAGTCCAGAGGTTGGTGGGGCAATCATCGCATTCATCGATTTATTGCTGAAAACATTGGATGATGTAGATTGGGGTTCAAGTGGTGACGAAGCATAA
- a CDS encoding ABC transporter ATP-binding protein, with the protein MAQQPELDEPSSVQPLWRVLGSLQAYRWLALGAVFSLLFLTFANAVTPQLFRWGIDQGIAKQNLQVVLYSAGWLVVAAIARGLFNFGQSYWAEAASQGVAYDLRNQIFSKIQNLSFSYHDQSQTSQLLTRVTNDIDQIRSALSTSLIQVISSGVTLVTIAIILLVMNWQLALITLTVVPVAGWLLARFLTKNDGLFRQVQEQLGDLNAVLQENLVGIRVVKAFVRESAEASRYTTMNDILVRTNMKTIRAIRNTFPFIFLLSNLVTLVVFGFGGAQVIEGRFSVGELVAFNSYLLLILQPILLIGFAAPAIAQAAASAARVYEVVDARIEIRDRPHAVPFTACSGRVTFENVSFRYPGSATEALKEVSFETKPNELIAVLGMTGSGKSTIMNLIPRFYDVTAGAIRLDGQDVRDFTLQSLRTHIGIVFQETTLFSGTLRENIAYAKPDAALEEVIEVAKTAQIHDFIASLPDGYETAVGERGIGLSGGQKQRVAIARTLLTDYKILILDDSTSAVDAKTASQIQTALDDLMQQKACVTFVVAQRISTIQNADRILLVDKGRLVAQGTHEELMRTSPFYGVILESQVKRSTKG; encoded by the coding sequence TTGGCACAGCAACCGGAACTCGACGAGCCTTCATCCGTACAACCGCTCTGGCGGGTGTTGGGCAGCCTGCAAGCCTACCGCTGGCTGGCTCTGGGAGCGGTGTTTAGTCTGCTATTCCTGACGTTTGCAAATGCAGTTACTCCGCAACTGTTTCGCTGGGGCATTGACCAGGGTATTGCCAAACAGAATTTGCAGGTTGTTCTTTACAGTGCTGGATGGTTGGTGGTGGCAGCGATCGCCCGTGGCTTGTTCAACTTTGGGCAAAGCTACTGGGCAGAAGCGGCTTCTCAGGGGGTTGCCTACGATTTGCGGAATCAGATTTTTAGCAAGATTCAAAATCTTAGCTTTAGCTATCACGACCAGTCCCAGACCTCCCAACTGCTGACCCGTGTAACGAATGATATTGACCAGATTCGGTCTGCCCTCAGCACCAGCTTGATTCAGGTGATCAGTTCGGGCGTCACCCTGGTCACGATCGCCATCATTTTGCTGGTCATGAACTGGCAATTGGCGTTAATTACGCTAACGGTGGTGCCCGTGGCGGGATGGTTGCTGGCGCGATTTCTGACCAAAAATGATGGCTTATTTCGACAGGTGCAAGAGCAATTGGGCGACCTCAATGCCGTGCTGCAAGAGAATCTAGTCGGCATTCGGGTGGTCAAAGCCTTTGTGCGCGAGTCTGCCGAGGCAAGTCGCTACACCACCATGAATGACATTCTGGTGCGGACGAACATGAAAACCATCCGCGCCATCCGCAACACGTTCCCCTTCATTTTTTTGCTGAGCAATTTGGTGACGCTGGTAGTGTTTGGCTTTGGGGGCGCACAGGTGATTGAGGGCAGGTTTTCGGTCGGGGAACTGGTGGCGTTCAATTCCTATCTGCTGCTGATTCTGCAACCCATTTTGTTGATTGGGTTTGCGGCTCCAGCGATCGCCCAGGCGGCAGCATCGGCAGCCCGGGTCTACGAAGTGGTGGATGCCAGGATTGAAATTCGCGATCGTCCCCATGCGGTGCCATTTACAGCCTGTAGTGGGAGGGTCACGTTTGAGAATGTTTCCTTTCGCTATCCTGGTTCCGCGACCGAAGCCTTGAAGGAAGTTTCGTTTGAAACCAAACCGAATGAGTTAATTGCGGTGTTGGGCATGACGGGTTCGGGCAAAAGCACCATCATGAACCTGATTCCCCGCTTTTATGATGTCACAGCGGGAGCCATTCGCCTGGATGGACAGGATGTGCGCGATTTTACCCTGCAAAGTCTGCGTACCCATATTGGCATCGTGTTTCAAGAAACCACGTTGTTTTCTGGGACGCTGCGGGAAAACATTGCCTACGCCAAACCCGATGCTGCTTTAGAAGAAGTGATTGAGGTTGCCAAAACCGCGCAGATTCATGATTTTATTGCCAGTCTCCCGGATGGTTATGAGACAGCTGTGGGTGAGCGGGGCATTGGTTTGTCCGGGGGACAAAAGCAGCGTGTGGCGATCGCCCGCACCCTGCTCACCGATTACAAAATTCTGATTTTGGATGATAGCACTTCCGCGGTGGATGCCAAAACTGCCTCCCAGATCCAAACCGCGCTGGATGATCTGATGCAGCAAAAGGCATGTGTCACCTTTGTGGTGGCGCAACGCATCAGCACGATCCAGAATGCCGATCGAATTTTGCTCGTTGATAAGGGACGGCTCGTAGCCCAGGGAACCCACGAAGAATTGATGCGAACGAGTCCCTTTTATGGCGTGATTTTGGAATCGCAGGTGAAGCGATCGACAAAAGGATAG
- a CDS encoding lytic transglycosylase domain-containing protein — MLKQRRAKVFMMAAGVSALLLGSGFSLIGLLEQGVRSPDSGGDSGQPVPIKQINSLKSLPTAQRKAKLEKIAKSKESSESNRARYLLANELLQQKQGQKALEQLQGLDDSYTVLSAYVLQKQAQAYELTGNQAKAQATWQELLKRHPKSPVAAEALVALGKAQPEYLGQAIDQFPAYPRTIEIVQKQLKQNPNQPKLMLVLARHALYIQAYTAVLDRLVNEYAAQLTPTDWEAIAFGYWEKQQYGKAGAAYARAPYNPRNAYRIARGLQLGEREGAVQAYQRLVNDFPKAQETSLALLRLSRLTAPDKAIAYLDQLISQFPVKAGEALLEKAKLYEKANSTKTANQIRQVLLTHFSKSDAAAEARWSFAQQLATANDWQQARQWADQILTHNPNSELAPEAGFWTGKWASKLGKSSEAQQAFKQVLSRYPQSYYAWRSASLLGWQVGDFATVRQLNPDVKRPDSRPDLPVGSATLKELYQLGQDRDAWSLWQAEFQDPMQPTVAEQFTDGVMRLGVGDYLDGIFMVSYLSERENPNEQSEYRALKQQLPYWQALYPFPFLEPIETWSQERQLNPLLVTALIRQESRFMPGIESSAGAKGLMQVMPDTGEWIAKQIKLKQYQLNDPDDNIKLGTWYLDYTHQRYGGNSMLAVASYNAGPNAVAGWVEKKGLGDPDEFVESIPYEETRGYVKSVFENYWNYMRLYNPEISDRVAQISKEHPDEERSDS; from the coding sequence ATGCTGAAACAGCGGAGAGCCAAAGTCTTTATGATGGCGGCGGGAGTGTCTGCCCTTTTATTGGGGAGTGGATTTTCGCTTATAGGACTTTTGGAACAGGGAGTACGATCGCCCGATTCTGGCGGCGATTCAGGTCAGCCTGTTCCAATTAAGCAAATTAATTCGTTGAAGTCTTTGCCGACTGCTCAACGCAAGGCGAAGCTAGAGAAGATTGCGAAAAGTAAAGAATCTTCGGAGAGTAACCGTGCGCGCTATTTGCTTGCCAATGAGTTGTTGCAGCAAAAACAGGGACAAAAGGCTCTGGAACAGTTGCAGGGATTGGATGACAGCTATACAGTTTTGTCTGCTTACGTTTTGCAAAAGCAAGCACAGGCGTATGAGTTGACGGGAAATCAGGCGAAGGCACAGGCGACCTGGCAAGAATTGCTCAAACGCCATCCCAAAAGCCCAGTGGCAGCAGAAGCACTGGTGGCATTGGGGAAAGCTCAACCAGAGTATTTGGGGCAGGCGATCGACCAATTCCCTGCCTACCCCCGCACTATTGAGATTGTCCAAAAGCAGCTCAAACAGAATCCCAATCAGCCCAAGTTGATGTTGGTCTTGGCAAGGCACGCGCTTTATATTCAAGCCTACACGGCTGTGTTGGATCGGTTGGTGAACGAGTACGCTGCCCAGTTAACCCCCACTGATTGGGAGGCGATCGCCTTTGGCTACTGGGAAAAGCAGCAGTACGGCAAGGCAGGTGCCGCCTATGCGCGTGCTCCCTACAACCCACGAAATGCCTACCGAATTGCCCGTGGGCTTCAGTTGGGCGAACGGGAAGGAGCAGTACAGGCCTATCAACGACTGGTTAATGACTTTCCGAAAGCACAGGAAACATCACTCGCTTTGTTGCGCCTCTCCAGGCTAACGGCACCAGACAAAGCCATCGCTTACCTGGATCAGTTGATTAGCCAGTTTCCGGTTAAGGCAGGGGAAGCACTACTCGAAAAAGCAAAACTTTATGAGAAGGCGAATAGCACCAAGACTGCTAATCAAATCCGCCAGGTTCTACTAACCCACTTTAGTAAATCTGACGCTGCGGCAGAAGCTCGCTGGAGCTTTGCCCAACAGTTAGCAACCGCTAATGATTGGCAGCAGGCACGTCAGTGGGCTGACCAGATTTTGACTCACAACCCCAACAGCGAGTTGGCACCAGAAGCAGGATTTTGGACTGGAAAGTGGGCAAGTAAGTTGGGTAAGAGCAGTGAGGCACAACAGGCATTCAAGCAGGTGCTGAGCCGCTACCCGCAGTCCTACTATGCCTGGCGATCGGCATCCCTGTTGGGCTGGCAGGTGGGAGACTTTGCCACAGTCCGGCAACTCAATCCTGATGTTAAACGTCCTGATTCTCGCCCCGATTTACCGGTTGGCTCTGCAACCTTAAAGGAACTCTACCAGCTTGGACAGGACAGGGATGCCTGGTCCCTCTGGCAGGCAGAATTTCAAGACCCGATGCAGCCTACTGTGGCAGAGCAATTTACCGATGGGGTTATGCGGTTGGGAGTGGGAGATTACCTGGACGGCATTTTTATGGTGTCTTACCTGAGTGAGCGGGAGAATCCGAACGAGCAGTCCGAGTATCGCGCCCTCAAACAACAGCTTCCCTATTGGCAAGCGCTCTATCCCTTCCCCTTTCTGGAGCCGATCGAAACTTGGTCTCAGGAGCGCCAGTTGAATCCGCTGCTGGTTACGGCTTTGATCCGGCAGGAGTCTCGGTTTATGCCTGGAATTGAATCTTCCGCAGGGGCAAAGGGTTTGATGCAGGTCATGCCCGATACCGGAGAATGGATTGCTAAGCAAATCAAGCTGAAGCAGTACCAACTGAACGATCCGGATGACAACATCAAGCTGGGCACCTGGTATCTGGACTATACCCACCAGCGTTACGGGGGCAATTCTATGCTGGCAGTTGCCAGCTACAACGCAGGTCCCAATGCGGTAGCAGGCTGGGTAGAGAAAAAAGGATTGGGCGATCCGGATGAGTTTGTCGAATCTATCCCTTACGAGGAAACCAGAGGGTACGTCAAGTCGGTATTTGAGAACTATTGGAATTATATGCGGCTCTACAATCCGGAGATCTCCGACAGAGTTGCCCAAATTTCCAAAGAACATCCTGATGAAGAGCGATCGGATTCCTAA
- the tsaB gene encoding tRNA (adenosine(37)-N6)-threonylcarbamoyltransferase complex dimerization subunit type 1 TsaB, with translation MKYALAIHTASSDLGLAISNFEAEARSQTWNLGRDLSTHLHVHLAEFLHPQSWKDLAFIAVAKGPGGFTGTRIGVVTARTLAQQLEIPLFAISTLAAIAWSERTTIANPAHLAVQMRAQRNEIFCAIYQVTPEGSELRTLLPDTVMGSETWQQTLKDWTTPYHLIQAEGGLGASVSSLLDLAHHHWQQGKRPHWSEALPFYGQHPVQG, from the coding sequence ATGAAATACGCCCTTGCTATCCACACCGCCAGTTCTGATCTGGGATTGGCAATCAGCAACTTTGAAGCAGAGGCTCGATCGCAAACATGGAACTTGGGGCGCGACCTTTCGACCCATCTGCACGTCCATCTAGCAGAGTTTTTACACCCGCAGTCCTGGAAAGATCTGGCATTTATTGCGGTGGCAAAGGGGCCAGGAGGCTTTACCGGAACTCGCATAGGAGTGGTTACAGCCCGAACTCTGGCGCAGCAGCTAGAGATTCCGCTATTTGCCATTTCAACCCTGGCAGCGATCGCCTGGTCAGAACGCACGACTATTGCCAACCCAGCCCATCTCGCGGTTCAAATGCGTGCCCAACGGAATGAAATCTTCTGTGCTATCTACCAGGTCACGCCAGAAGGTTCAGAACTGAGAACCCTCCTGCCCGATACTGTTATGGGTTCAGAAACCTGGCAGCAGACCCTGAAGGACTGGACAACTCCCTACCACCTGATTCAAGCAGAAGGTGGACTGGGAGCATCTGTCTCTAGCCTGCTTGACCTGGCACACCATCATTGGCAACAGGGGAAACGCCCTCACTGGTCAGAGGCGCTGCCGTTTTATGGGCAACATCCAGTACAGGGGTAA